A single genomic interval of Campylobacter sp. MIT 12-8780 harbors:
- the exaC gene encoding acetaldehyde dehydrogenase ExaC, with translation MSAYLDHTKVFKAQYENFINGEWQAPKSGQYSENITPISGKPITKVPLSNDADINAALDAASAAKKSWAKTPPATRADILLKIADRLEANLELLAYAETWDNGKPIRETLNADVPLSIDHFRYFAGCIRAQEGGISEIDENTVAYHFHEPLGVVGQIIPWNFPLLMAAWKIAPALAAGNCIVLKPASATPASILVLIDLIKDLLPKGVLNIVNGSGGKIGKALATSPKIAKVAFTGSTAVGRQIMQFATENIIPVTLELGGKSPNIFFEDIMAEDDDFLDKAVEGLVLFAFNQGEVCTCPSRALIQESIYDKFIAKVLERVKAIKTGNPLDPSTMMGAQVSQEQINTILNYIKIGKDEGAQCLIGGEQNILEGELKDGFYIKPTIFKGHNKMRIFQEEIFGPVLSVTTFKDEKEALEIANDTLYGLGAGVWTRDINRAYRVGRGIEAGRVWTNCYHAYPAHAAFGGYKQSGIGRETHKMMLEHYQQTKNLLVSYSPKKLGFF, from the coding sequence ATGAGTGCGTATTTAGATCATACTAAGGTGTTTAAAGCTCAGTATGAAAATTTCATCAATGGAGAATGGCAAGCCCCTAAAAGTGGGCAGTATAGTGAAAATATCACCCCTATTTCTGGCAAGCCTATCACTAAGGTGCCTTTGTCTAATGATGCTGATATTAATGCAGCCTTAGATGCAGCAAGTGCAGCTAAAAAGTCTTGGGCTAAAACTCCTCCAGCTACAAGAGCTGACATTTTGCTTAAAATCGCCGATCGCTTAGAAGCGAATTTAGAACTTTTAGCCTATGCTGAAACTTGGGACAATGGCAAGCCTATCAGAGAGACTTTAAATGCTGATGTGCCTTTAAGCATAGATCATTTTCGCTATTTTGCAGGTTGCATTAGGGCTCAAGAAGGCGGTATTAGTGAGATAGATGAAAACACCGTGGCGTATCATTTTCATGAGCCTTTGGGCGTGGTTGGACAAATCATACCTTGGAATTTTCCGCTTTTAATGGCAGCTTGGAAGATAGCTCCTGCTTTAGCAGCAGGTAATTGCATAGTTTTAAAGCCAGCTAGTGCTACTCCTGCTAGTATTTTGGTGCTTATTGATTTGATCAAAGATTTGCTTCCAAAAGGCGTTTTAAATATAGTCAATGGAAGCGGAGGCAAGATAGGTAAAGCCCTTGCAACCAGCCCAAAGATAGCAAAGGTAGCCTTTACAGGCTCAACAGCTGTAGGCAGACAGATCATGCAGTTTGCTACTGAAAATATCATACCAGTTACCCTAGAACTTGGGGGAAAAAGCCCAAATATTTTCTTTGAGGATATTATGGCTGAAGATGATGATTTCTTAGATAAAGCTGTAGAAGGACTTGTGCTTTTTGCTTTCAATCAAGGCGAGGTTTGCACTTGCCCAAGTAGAGCTTTAATCCAAGAAAGCATATATGATAAATTTATAGCTAAGGTGCTTGAAAGGGTAAAAGCTATCAAGACTGGCAATCCTCTTGATCCTAGCACTATGATGGGTGCTCAAGTAAGTCAAGAGCAAATCAATACTATTTTAAATTATATCAAAATAGGCAAAGATGAAGGCGCACAATGCTTGATAGGTGGAGAACAAAACATACTTGAAGGCGAGCTTAAAGATGGCTTTTATATCAAACCTACTATCTTTAAAGGGCATAATAAAATGAGAATTTTCCAAGAAGAAATTTTTGGACCAGTTTTAAGTGTAACCACCTTTAAAGATGAAAAAGAAGCCCTAGAAATCGCTAATGATACCCTTTATGGACTAGGAGCAGGAGTTTGGACTAGGGATATTAACAGAGCCTATAGAGTTGGGCGAGGTATAGAAGCTGGCAGGGTTTGGACCAATTGCTATCATGCTTATCCAGCTCATGCTGCCTTTGGAGGCTATAAACAAAGCGGTATAGGCAGAGAAACACATAAGATGATGTTAGAACATTATCAACAAACTAAGAATTTGCTGGTAAGCTATAGTCCTAAAAAACTTGGCTTTTTCTAA
- a CDS encoding DUF779 domain-containing protein — translation MLKASKNALDLIAKLKALYPNFIIYLSGGCCDGSALMVYDDFKLGENDYKLGEIENIGIFVHIKHYKAYLEGKNLELDATRGRGSEFSLDYELNEHFLLHSELCEI, via the coding sequence ATGCTTAAAGCAAGCAAAAATGCCCTTGATTTAATCGCAAAACTCAAAGCCTTATATCCAAATTTTATCATTTATCTTTCAGGAGGATGCTGTGATGGCTCAGCCTTGATGGTGTATGATGATTTTAAATTAGGCGAAAATGATTATAAACTAGGAGAAATTGAAAATATAGGCATCTTTGTGCATATAAAGCACTATAAAGCTTATTTAGAAGGAAAAAATTTAGAACTTGACGCCACTAGGGGCAGGGGAAGTGAGTTTTCACTTGATTATGAGTTAAATGAGCATTTTTTATTGCATAGCGAACTTTGTGAAATTTAA
- the rsmA gene encoding 16S rRNA (adenine(1518)-N(6)/adenine(1519)-N(6))-dimethyltransferase RsmA, whose translation MIKAKKHFGQNFLKDQSALEKITQAISKETPFIVEIGPGLGDLTQKLLGICKVKAIEIDDELIPLLEKKFHQELKNADLTLLNLDACKAFTPSLHNDEYVLVANLPYYVSTHLILQALEDKNCKQLIVMIQKELALKFCATEGQSDFCALSVLAGLICERELLFELKPESFEPAPKVDSAVISLKRKANYDEIVDIQAFKAFLRQCFCAPRKQLANNLKAHKKELLKSLNELGLKENIRASELCVKSYLKIFTDLKDK comes from the coding sequence ATGATAAAAGCAAAAAAACATTTTGGACAAAATTTTTTAAAAGATCAAAGTGCCTTAGAAAAAATCACTCAAGCCATATCCAAAGAAACGCCTTTTATCGTTGAGATTGGACCTGGCTTAGGTGATTTGACGCAAAAGCTTTTAGGAATTTGCAAGGTAAAAGCCATAGAAATAGACGATGAGCTTATACCACTGCTTGAAAAAAAATTTCATCAAGAGCTTAAAAATGCGGATTTAACTTTGCTGAATTTAGATGCATGCAAGGCTTTTACGCCAAGCTTGCATAATGATGAGTATGTTTTGGTGGCGAATTTGCCTTATTATGTATCAACACATCTCATCTTACAAGCCTTAGAGGACAAAAACTGCAAGCAGCTTATCGTGATGATACAAAAAGAGCTTGCTTTGAAATTTTGTGCGACTGAGGGACAAAGCGATTTTTGTGCTTTAAGCGTGCTTGCAGGCTTGATTTGTGAGCGAGAATTACTTTTTGAGCTTAAGCCAGAAAGTTTTGAGCCTGCTCCAAAGGTTGATTCAGCGGTTATATCTTTAAAACGCAAAGCAAATTACGATGAGATAGTTGATATACAAGCTTTTAAAGCTTTTTTAAGGCAGTGCTTTTGTGCTCCTAGAAAACAGCTTGCAAACAATCTCAAAGCCCATAAAAAAGAGCTTTTAAAAAGCTTAAATGAGCTTGGATTAAAAGAAAATATCAGAGCAAGCGAGCTTTGCGTCAAGTCCTATCTTAAAATTTTTACAGACTTAAAGGACAAATAA
- a CDS encoding pseudouridine synthase, whose amino-acid sequence MRINQFISHNTTYSRREADELIKAGLVKIGSKIATLSDQVGEESKISIKGKRVYKKKQFSVIIYHKPKGELVSKKDDRGRRVIYQSLPKNFASWLSVGRLDFASEGLLLLTDAPVIADALMHSDLEREYYLKIKGQISPKVIEAMQNGLEVQNEKKGAHTKTKITSMSFAPFLGWEIFGSSGGYTKLKVIINEGKNRELRRFFGHFDLEVMDLKRVAFGVLELGLLKEGKYRYLTQSEYDKLRDFLKSKQIRY is encoded by the coding sequence ATGAGAATTAATCAATTCATCTCTCACAACACAACTTATTCACGCAGAGAAGCTGATGAGCTTATCAAAGCTGGGCTTGTAAAAATAGGCTCAAAAATCGCCACTTTAAGCGATCAAGTGGGTGAAGAAAGTAAAATAAGCATAAAGGGCAAGCGAGTTTATAAGAAAAAGCAATTTTCTGTCATCATCTATCATAAGCCAAAGGGCGAGCTAGTGAGTAAAAAAGATGATAGGGGCAGACGCGTGATTTATCAAAGCCTGCCAAAAAACTTTGCTTCTTGGCTTAGCGTTGGTAGGCTTGATTTTGCTAGTGAGGGCTTACTTTTACTTACCGATGCTCCTGTGATAGCTGATGCTTTAATGCATAGTGATTTAGAAAGAGAATATTATCTAAAAATCAAAGGACAAATTAGCCCAAAAGTCATAGAAGCTATGCAAAATGGACTTGAAGTGCAAAATGAAAAAAAAGGCGCTCATACAAAAACTAAGATCACTTCAATGAGCTTTGCCCCATTTTTAGGCTGGGAAATTTTTGGCTCAAGTGGGGGCTATACTAAGCTAAAAGTTATCATCAATGAGGGCAAAAACAGAGAATTACGTCGCTTTTTTGGACATTTTGACTTAGAGGTGATGGACCTTAAAAGAGTGGCTTTTGGTGTGCTAGAACTTGGACTTTTAAAAGAAGGCAAATACCGCTATCTCACTCAAAGCGAGTATGATAAATTGCGTGATTTTTTGAAAAGTAAGCAGATAAGGTATTAA
- a CDS encoding sulfite oxidase heme-binding subunit YedZ, giving the protein MNTNEPQRAYKTSPKSILSVKNLRLLAYVSFAISVIYTAVQAIFNVMYSFDLISELYFYTGIFALSFTFVSAFFSLFQFKKTKIYPRLFGIYAGFWALAHFGVYFVFSKNLSLIKLYNDISKRIFEASGFVAFVLMFFMLLSSFEWGKRLEKIRKFGYLCLFVASYHYFLSAKIPEFWHYLALIMAGLFFVYRYTKGFFRKKRL; this is encoded by the coding sequence ATAAACACTAATGAGCCACAAAGAGCCTATAAAACAAGCCCTAAGTCTATTTTAAGTGTAAAAAATTTAAGACTTCTTGCTTATGTAAGTTTTGCAATAAGTGTTATTTATACAGCAGTGCAGGCTATTTTTAATGTTATGTATAGCTTTGATCTTATCTCGGAGCTTTATTTTTATACTGGAATTTTTGCCTTAAGCTTTACCTTTGTGAGTGCCTTTTTCTCACTTTTTCAGTTTAAAAAGACTAAAATTTATCCGCGTTTGTTTGGAATTTATGCTGGTTTTTGGGCTTTGGCTCATTTTGGGGTGTATTTTGTTTTTTCAAAAAATTTAAGCCTTATAAAGCTTTATAATGACATTTCAAAAAGAATTTTTGAAGCAAGTGGCTTTGTAGCTTTTGTGCTTATGTTTTTTATGCTTTTAAGCTCTTTTGAATGGGGTAAAAGGCTTGAAAAGATAAGAAAGTTTGGCTATCTTTGTCTTTTTGTGGCAAGTTATCATTATTTTTTATCGGCTAAAATCCCTGAATTTTGGCATTATCTTGCACTTATCATGGCGGGGCTATTTTTTGTGTATCGTTATACAAAGGGCTTTTTTAGAAAAAAGAGGCTTTAA
- a CDS encoding outer membrane beta-barrel protein: protein MKKVLTSFALVSALASSAALAEQTGAFVGIDGGYASLTVKNPNNEGNEKMSGFNGFRYGLVGGYKYFLDDNLGFRGYARFTYGTKNTKGSNNPQLQRYDLGVNADVLYNFLQSGDLEYGAFGGLSLDYANNKMIQKNSEDGDGKVSGFDLGINLGLRMNYTQTHGFELWSRFGVVGPKKDDVKITQPYSVGLRYTFNF, encoded by the coding sequence ATGAAAAAAGTTTTAACAAGCTTTGCTCTCGTTTCAGCTCTAGCTTCTTCAGCAGCTTTAGCAGAACAAACAGGTGCTTTTGTCGGTATTGACGGAGGCTATGCTTCACTTACTGTGAAAAATCCCAATAACGAGGGTAATGAAAAAATGAGTGGCTTTAACGGCTTTCGTTATGGTTTAGTTGGTGGTTATAAATACTTCCTTGATGACAATTTAGGTTTTAGAGGTTATGCGAGATTTACTTACGGAACTAAGAACACAAAAGGAAGCAACAACCCACAACTTCAAAGATATGATCTAGGTGTCAATGCTGATGTGCTTTATAACTTCTTACAAAGTGGCGATCTTGAGTATGGTGCTTTTGGTGGTTTGAGCCTTGATTATGCAAATAACAAGATGATCCAAAAAAATAGTGAAGATGGTGATGGAAAAGTAAGTGGTTTTGATCTTGGTATCAATCTTGGTTTAAGAATGAACTATACTCAAACTCATGGTTTTGAGCTTTGGAGTAGATTTGGTGTAGTTGGTCCTAAAAAAGATGATGTAAAAATTACTCAACCTTACTCTGTAGGACTTCGCTATACTTTCAATTTCTAA
- a CDS encoding ribonuclease J — MMSEENKNLEQNAENSDSSVKSNKRYKYKRKKKSLANSINANEKNQNAQNSSDENGENQAPEGKKKKKNRNLPTKLTGNEPWQLEMQRVIEANKAIHENRLKPLKFSNSSEHKLKITPIGGLGEIGGNMTVIETDNDAIIIDVGLSFPDSAMHGVDIVIPDFDYIRKIKDKVKAVIITHAHEDHIGAVPYFYKEFAFPLYATPLALGMISNKFEEHGLKSQRNLFRPVEKRKLYEIGEFELEWIHITHSVIDASALAIITKAGTLLHTGDFKIDYTPIDNYPSDLNRIAYYGDKGVLCLLSDSTNSYKEGSTKSEGSVGDTFDLLFSKAKGRVIMSTFSSNVHRIYQAITYGLKYGRKVCVIGRSMERNLYTTMELGYIELDRKIFIDADEVSKYKDNEVLIVTTGSQGETMSALYRMATDEHKFIKIKPTDQIIISAKAIPGNEGSINAVLDYLLKAGAKVAYQEFSEIHVSGHANMEEQKLMLNLVKPKFFLPVHGEYNHILKHKQTAIKCGVDERNIYLMSNGDQVELCQKYIKRARTVKTGKVFVDNQINKQIADDVVIDRQNLADNGVVVIIAQVEKSSKTLIHKPRVLSYGVVANKQDAAFAKELGEVLSVFFANLKDEVLDDNRFIEAQIRQVLRKHIFRKLKKYPTIVPSVFMM, encoded by the coding sequence ATAATGAGCGAAGAAAATAAAAATTTAGAGCAAAACGCTGAAAATAGCGATTCTAGTGTGAAAAGCAACAAGCGTTACAAATACAAACGCAAGAAAAAATCCCTTGCAAATTCAATCAATGCAAATGAAAAAAACCAAAACGCCCAAAACTCAAGTGATGAAAATGGCGAAAATCAAGCCCCAGAAGGCAAGAAAAAGAAAAAAAATCGCAATCTCCCAACCAAGCTCACCGGTAATGAACCTTGGCAGCTTGAAATGCAAAGAGTGATTGAGGCAAACAAAGCTATCCATGAAAACCGCTTAAAACCGCTTAAATTTAGTAATTCAAGCGAGCATAAGCTCAAGATCACCCCTATAGGAGGACTTGGCGAAATAGGTGGCAATATGACAGTGATAGAAACAGATAATGATGCTATTATCATTGATGTGGGACTATCGTTTCCTGATTCTGCTATGCATGGGGTGGATATTGTTATCCCTGATTTTGATTATATAAGAAAGATTAAGGATAAGGTTAAGGCTGTTATCATCACGCATGCACATGAAGATCATATTGGTGCGGTGCCGTATTTTTATAAAGAATTTGCCTTTCCACTTTATGCTACGCCTCTAGCACTTGGCATGATCTCAAACAAATTTGAAGAGCATGGGCTAAAGTCTCAAAGAAATCTTTTCCGCCCTGTAGAAAAACGCAAACTCTATGAAATAGGCGAATTTGAGTTAGAATGGATACATATTACCCACTCAGTCATCGACGCTTCAGCCCTTGCTATCATCACTAAGGCTGGCACGCTTTTGCATACTGGAGATTTTAAGATTGATTATACGCCGATTGATAATTATCCAAGCGATTTAAACCGCATAGCTTATTATGGCGATAAAGGCGTGCTTTGCTTGTTAAGTGATAGCACAAACTCCTATAAAGAAGGCTCAACCAAAAGTGAAGGCTCAGTTGGCGATACCTTTGATCTACTCTTTTCAAAGGCAAAAGGACGCGTGATAATGAGTACTTTTAGCTCAAATGTGCATAGAATTTATCAAGCCATTACTTATGGACTAAAATATGGACGCAAAGTCTGTGTGATAGGACGTTCTATGGAAAGAAATTTATACACCACTATGGAGTTAGGATATATAGAGCTTGATAGAAAAATTTTCATTGACGCTGATGAGGTAAGTAAGTATAAAGATAATGAAGTCTTGATTGTAACTACAGGAAGTCAAGGTGAAACCATGAGTGCCTTATATAGAATGGCAACTGATGAGCATAAATTCATCAAAATCAAGCCTACAGATCAAATCATCATCTCAGCTAAAGCCATTCCGGGTAATGAAGGCAGCATTAATGCTGTGCTTGATTATTTACTTAAGGCTGGTGCAAAGGTAGCCTATCAAGAATTTAGCGAAATTCATGTAAGCGGACATGCTAATATGGAAGAGCAAAAACTCATGCTTAACCTTGTCAAACCAAAGTTTTTTCTCCCAGTGCATGGAGAATACAATCATATCTTAAAACACAAGCAAACGGCTATAAAATGCGGAGTAGATGAAAGAAATATCTATCTTATGAGTAATGGCGATCAAGTCGAACTTTGCCAAAAATACATCAAAAGAGCGCGCACAGTAAAAACAGGCAAGGTTTTTGTCGATAATCAAATCAACAAGCAAATCGCTGATGATGTAGTTATAGACAGACAAAATCTAGCTGATAATGGCGTAGTAGTCATCATCGCTCAGGTTGAAAAATCAAGCAAGACACTCATTCACAAACCAAGGGTGCTAAGCTATGGGGTAGTAGCAAACAAGCAAGATGCAGCCTTTGCTAAGGAGCTTGGCGAGGTGCTTTCTGTATTTTTTGCGAATTTAAAAGATGAGGTTTTAGATGACAATCGCTTCATAGAAGCCCAAATCCGCCAAGTGCTAAGAAAACATATCTTTAGAAAGCTGAAAAAATACCCAACCATAGTGCCAAGTGTATTTATGATGTAA
- the msrP gene encoding protein-methionine-sulfoxide reductase catalytic subunit MsrP translates to MQITPEKLFQKRREFIKLGVGSLVSSSLLASTLSALDFKEDLNKELELSPEELATNHVNFYEFSVNKAKAVNLAKNFHTKDWKIEVSGAVNKPQTLTMEDILAFKLEERIYRFRCVEAWSMVVPWVGFELRALIEKLEPTSEAKFIKFTTLFDKERFADQAAFFPTLDYPYVEGLRMDEAMHPLTLMAVGMYKKPLKAQNGAPLRLVVPWKYGFKSIKSIVKIEFLKEQPKTTWELANPREYGFYANVNPKVDHPRWSQASERPLGKFFNQDTLLFNGYEKEVGYLYAGMDLRKYF, encoded by the coding sequence ATGCAAATCACGCCTGAAAAATTATTTCAAAAAAGAAGGGAATTTATCAAGCTTGGAGTTGGCTCTTTAGTAAGCTCAAGTCTTTTGGCAAGCACTTTAAGCGCGCTTGATTTTAAAGAGGATTTAAACAAGGAGCTAGAATTAAGCCCAGAAGAGCTTGCTACAAATCATGTGAATTTTTATGAGTTTTCAGTCAATAAAGCAAAAGCTGTAAATTTAGCTAAAAATTTTCACACCAAAGACTGGAAAATAGAAGTAAGCGGAGCGGTAAATAAGCCTCAAACCTTGACTATGGAGGATATACTAGCCTTTAAGCTTGAAGAGAGGATTTATCGTTTTCGTTGTGTGGAGGCTTGGAGTATGGTGGTGCCTTGGGTTGGGTTTGAACTAAGAGCTTTAATAGAAAAGCTTGAACCAACGAGTGAGGCTAAATTTATCAAATTTACCACGCTTTTTGATAAAGAAAGATTTGCTGATCAAGCAGCTTTTTTCCCAACTCTTGATTATCCTTATGTAGAAGGACTTAGAATGGATGAAGCTATGCATCCACTGACTTTAATGGCTGTTGGTATGTATAAAAAGCCTTTAAAAGCACAAAATGGAGCACCACTTCGTCTTGTCGTGCCTTGGAAATATGGCTTTAAAAGCATTAAATCCATAGTCAAAATCGAGTTTTTAAAAGAACAGCCAAAAACCACTTGGGAGCTAGCAAATCCTAGAGAATATGGCTTTTATGCTAATGTCAATCCAAAAGTCGATCATCCAAGATGGTCTCAAGCAAGTGAGCGTCCTTTAGGTAAGTTTTTTAACCAAGATACTTTACTTTTTAATGGCTATGAAAAAGAAGTAGGGTATTTGTATGCAGGTATGGATTTAAGGAAGTATTTTTGA
- a CDS encoding YifB family Mg chelatase-like AAA ATPase, producing MKKLKCLSLSDEIDIIEVESTFTRGLPGFSIVGLANTAIKESTERIKACLMSKNFAFPAQKITINLSPSGIPKQGSHFDLAIAILILLQKQDFKECFVFGELGLDGSVKSTNELFSLLLFLSTKLEKAEVLVPFSLAAKASMIPNLKVYAVNNLDEALEFFTSEQREKFLYSSTHPLFANPIFIKEKAYIQNTDFAFDFKDIKGQENAKFACLIAALGMHNILFEGSPGSGKSMCAKRLVYIMPPQSLNEILAANAYESLNSKECEFSSQRAFRNPHHTSTRASIFGGGTRGAKIGEVALANGGVLFFDEFPHFSKNVIESLREPLEDNQILISRVNSKVRYETKFIFVAAQNPCPCGNLFSHKLNCKCSELEIKRYKNRISAAILDRIDLYVAMDEVRSEDKSSFSSKELSDRVLQGFIFQKQRGQTEFNAKLKDEDLKHFCVLSKEALSTLELAIARFKLSQRAINKSLKVARTCADLKQSEIIEKEHLLEALSFRIKA from the coding sequence ATGAAAAAACTCAAATGCCTAAGTCTTAGTGATGAAATTGATATTATAGAAGTTGAGAGCACTTTTACAAGGGGCTTACCCGGCTTTTCTATAGTAGGACTTGCTAATACTGCGATCAAAGAAAGCACAGAGCGGATTAAGGCTTGTTTGATGAGCAAAAACTTTGCCTTTCCAGCCCAAAAAATCACCATAAATCTTAGCCCAAGCGGTATCCCTAAACAAGGCTCACACTTTGACTTAGCCATTGCCATCTTAATACTTTTGCAAAAACAAGACTTCAAAGAATGCTTCGTCTTTGGTGAACTTGGACTTGATGGCAGTGTAAAAAGCACAAATGAGCTTTTTTCTTTGCTCTTATTTTTAAGCACCAAACTTGAAAAAGCTGAGGTTTTAGTGCCTTTTAGCCTAGCTGCAAAGGCTTCAATGATACCAAATTTAAAGGTATATGCAGTAAATAATCTTGATGAAGCCTTAGAATTTTTTACAAGCGAGCAAAGAGAAAAATTCCTCTACTCAAGCACCCACCCACTCTTTGCAAATCCTATATTTATCAAAGAAAAAGCCTATATCCAAAACACAGATTTTGCCTTTGATTTTAAGGATATTAAAGGACAAGAAAATGCTAAATTTGCTTGCCTTATCGCCGCTTTAGGCATGCATAATATACTTTTTGAAGGAAGTCCTGGAAGTGGAAAAAGTATGTGTGCAAAAAGACTGGTTTATATCATGCCGCCTCAAAGTCTAAATGAAATCCTAGCTGCTAATGCTTATGAGAGCTTAAACTCAAAAGAATGCGAGTTTTCAAGCCAAAGAGCCTTTAGAAATCCTCATCACACAAGCACAAGAGCAAGCATTTTTGGAGGTGGTACAAGAGGAGCTAAGATAGGAGAAGTCGCACTTGCAAATGGAGGAGTGCTCTTTTTTGATGAATTTCCACATTTTAGCAAAAATGTCATAGAAAGTCTAAGAGAACCTTTAGAGGATAATCAAATCCTCATCTCAAGGGTAAATTCAAAGGTAAGATATGAAACTAAGTTTATCTTTGTAGCCGCGCAAAATCCTTGTCCTTGTGGGAATTTATTTTCTCACAAACTTAATTGTAAATGTAGCGAACTTGAGATCAAACGCTACAAAAACCGCATTTCAGCAGCGATTTTAGATAGAATTGATTTATATGTGGCTATGGATGAAGTAAGAAGCGAGGATAAAAGCTCTTTTAGCTCAAAAGAGTTAAGCGATAGAGTTTTGCAAGGCTTTATCTTTCAAAAACAAAGAGGACAAACTGAGTTTAATGCCAAGCTTAAAGATGAGGATTTAAAACATTTTTGCGTGCTTTCAAAGGAGGCTTTAAGCACTCTTGAACTTGCCATAGCTCGTTTTAAACTTTCTCAAAGAGCCATTAATAAAAGCTTAAAGGTAGCGCGCACTTGTGCTGATTTAAAACAAAGTGAAATTATAGAAAAAGAGCATTTACTTGAAGCTTTAAGTTTTAGAATCAAAGCGTAA
- a CDS encoding pyridoxal phosphate-dependent aminotransferase, with protein sequence MQALSLRTADFTESIIRKMTRICLQHNAINLSQGFPDFDPPIELQEALAKVATKGPHQYAITSGATNFKQALARKVSHFMGLEINAEENVLVTCGSTEAMMATMLALVNPGEKVIVFSPFYENYGADAILSGAEPIFVPLNPPEFHFDKDALEQAFKQKPKAIILCNPSNPCGKVFSLEELEFIADLAIKYDVYVITDEVYEHIIFAPFKHHYMAALPKMFERTISCSSLSKTYSITGWRLGYLIASKEIIQRAHKVHDFLTVGAAAPLQEAAIVGLNFNQNYYTDLQNKYTLMKDTFLNGLKALDIKHSTPQGAYFVLVDISEFGYESDTEFCQKLIEKVGVAAVPGSSFFKDGTNTYIRFHFAKKLETLHEALNRLEKMKTLMRK encoded by the coding sequence ATGCAAGCTTTAAGCCTAAGAACGGCTGATTTTACAGAATCAATCATACGAAAAATGACACGCATTTGCCTTCAGCACAACGCTATCAATCTTTCTCAAGGTTTTCCAGACTTTGATCCACCTATAGAGCTTCAAGAAGCTTTAGCCAAGGTAGCTACCAAAGGACCTCATCAATACGCCATCACAAGTGGAGCGACGAATTTCAAGCAAGCTTTAGCTAGAAAAGTTTCTCATTTTATGGGGCTTGAAATCAATGCTGAAGAAAATGTGCTTGTTACTTGTGGCAGCACTGAAGCGATGATGGCAACTATGCTTGCTTTGGTAAATCCTGGTGAAAAAGTGATCGTGTTTTCGCCTTTTTATGAAAATTATGGAGCTGATGCTATTTTAAGCGGAGCTGAACCTATTTTTGTGCCTTTAAATCCGCCTGAATTTCACTTTGATAAAGACGCGCTTGAGCAAGCCTTTAAACAAAAACCAAAGGCGATCATACTTTGCAATCCAAGCAACCCTTGCGGTAAAGTCTTTAGCCTTGAAGAGCTTGAATTTATCGCTGATTTGGCGATTAAATATGATGTGTATGTCATCACTGATGAGGTGTATGAGCATATCATTTTTGCTCCTTTTAAGCACCATTATATGGCTGCACTGCCAAAGATGTTTGAACGCACTATATCATGCTCTAGTCTTTCAAAGACTTATTCTATCACTGGTTGGCGACTTGGGTATTTAATCGCTTCAAAAGAGATTATCCAAAGAGCGCATAAGGTGCATGATTTCTTAACCGTTGGAGCAGCTGCACCCTTGCAAGAAGCAGCGATTGTGGGATTAAATTTCAATCAAAACTATTACACAGACTTGCAAAACAAATACACACTGATGAAAGATACTTTTTTAAACGGCTTAAAAGCCTTAGATATAAAACATAGCACGCCTCAAGGGGCGTATTTTGTGCTGGTTGATATCAGCGAATTTGGCTATGAAAGTGATACTGAATTTTGCCAAAAGTTGATTGAAAAGGTTGGCGTTGCGGCGGTGCCGGGTTCAAGCTTTTTTAAAGATGGCACAAACACTTACATACGATTTCATTTTGCTAAAAAACTTGAAACCTTACACGAAGCCTTAAACCGCCTAGAAAAGATGAAAACTCTTATGCGAAAATAA